In Pseudomonas sp. ADAK2, the genomic window TCAGCAACATGGCGCTTTCCCAGTTCAGGCCGGCGAATTTCACCGGTTTGCCCGATTCGCACCAACCGGCAGCCTGGGTGGCGCCGGCGCTGGCGAGCAGGCCCATGGAAAGCAATGTGGTCAGCAGGGTCTTGTTCGATTTCATTGTAGTGACGCTCCTAATCATGAGTTGGCTTACGGCAGTCAAGAGGCATCCAGCCCTGTCCACGTCCAATCAGGCCTGCGCCGCAGCGCGACCAGCCCCACTTGTTTTTTGTTGTACAACGCTGTCCTGCTCAACCGGCAGAATCAGGTGATCGGGCACCGAGCCATGCCATTTTTTCGCGCACACGTAATACAGGGCTGAGGGAAGCACCAGGCCGATGATCCAGGAAATATCCACACCACCCAGAGCGTCTACCAGCGGACCGGTATAGAACTTGGTGGCGATGAACGGCAGTTGCACCAGTACACCGAAGACATAAACGCTGATACCGAGGGCGTTCCAACGACCGTAGCGACCGTTCGGATCGGCCAGCGCCGGCACGTCATAGCGTTCGCGGGTGATGCAGTAGTAGTCCACCAGGTTGATCGCGCTCCATGGCGTGAAGAACGCCAGCAAGAACAGGATGAACGACTTGAACGCACCGAGGAACGAGTGCTGACCGAGCAACGCCATGAGGGTCGCAGCACCGACGATGACCAGTACGAAGACCAGACGCTGCAAGCGCGTGACCTTCAGCTCACCACGGAAACCGCTGATGATGGTCGCAATGCACATGAAGCTGCCGTAGGAGTTGAGCGTGGAAATGGTGACCTTGCCGAACGCGATACTGAAGTACAGCAGCGCTGCGGTGGCACCGGCACCGCCCAGACCCACGATGTAAGCCACTTCGTGGCCGGCGAATTGGCCGTTGGACGAAGCGGCGGCGAATACGCCAAGGACCATCGCCACCTGGGCGCCAATGACCGAACCTGCGCCTGCAGCGAAGAAGGTTTTCACCGAGGAAATTTTGCTCGGCAGGTAGCGTGAATAATCAGCCACATAAGGGCCGAAGGCGATCTGCCAGGATGCCGCCAGCGACACCGCAAGCAGGAAGCTGCTCCAACTGAAGTGACGGATTTGCAGAAGTGCGCCAACGTCAACCTGACTGATCAGACGGCTGAACAGATAAACAAAAGCAATCACGCCAATGACACTGGCAACACGGCCTATCCAATGGATAACCCGATAACCGAGCACCGTGACCAGCACGATGACACTGGCGAAAAGGAGGATACCGACGGTGTCGCTGACGCCAAACAACTGGCCCAGCGCCTGGCCGGAAAGCACGGTTCCCGTTGCGGTGAAACCGAGGTACATCAGACACACCAGGACGATCGGGATAGCCGCGCCATACACGCCGAACTGCACGCGGCTGGAGATCATCTGCGGCAGGCCAAGCTTGGGCCCTTGCGCGGCATGCAGCGCCATCACGCCACCGCCGATCAGTTGCCCGATCAGCAAACCGATCAACGACCAGAACACATCACCGCCCAGTACGACGGCCAGAGCGCCGGTCACAATCGCGGTGATTTGCAGGTTGGCACCCATCCACAGGGTGAACTGGCTCAACAGACGACCGTGTCTTTCCGCTTCCGGGATGTAGTCGATCGAACGTTTCTCGATCAACGGTTTGTTGCCTGCACGATCGCTGTTAACAGCCATGATTCAACCTCTGTGGATTGTTGTCAGTGTTGATGATCCCTGTAGGAGCGAGGCTTGCCCGCGAATCGCGGTGTGTCAGTTATGACGCCTTCGCGGGCAAGCCTCGCTCCTACAGGTATTGCGTTAAGCCAGCCCGTTTTATTTGCCGGTAATCATCGGCAAGTTCAGCCCTTGTTCCTTGGCGCAATCGATCGCGATCTGGTAACCCGCATCGGCGTGACGCATAACGCCAGTCGCCGGGTCGTTGTGCAGCACGCGAGCAATACGCTCGGCCGCTTCATCGGTACCGTCGCAGACAATCACCATGCCCGAGTGCTGGGAGAAGCCCATGCCGACGCCGCCGCCGTGGTGCAGGGAAACCCAGGTCGCGCCGCTCGCGGTGTTCAGCAGAGCGTTGAGCAGTGGCCAGTCGGACACGGCGTCGGAACCGTCCTGCATCGACTCGGTTTCGCGATTCGGGCTGGCAACCGAACCGGAGTCCAGGTGGTCGCGACCGATCACGATTGGCGCGGACAATTCACCGCTACGCACCATTTCGTTGAACGCCAGGCCGAGCTTGGCGCGCAGGCCCAGGCCAACCCAGCAGATACGTGCCGGCAGACCCTGGAAACTGATGCGCTCACGGGCCATGTCCAGCCAGTTGTGCAGGTGGGCGTCGTCCGGGATCAGTTCTTTGACCTTGGCGTCGGTTTTGTAGATGTCTTCGGCGTTGCCCGACAGTGCAGCCCAACGGAATGGACCGATGCCACGGCAAAACAGCGGACGGATGTAAGCCGGTACGAAGCCTGGGAAGTCGAATGCATTCTCGACGCCTTCTTCCTGGGCCATCTGACGGATGTTGTTGCCGTAGTCGAAGGTCGGAATGCCCATTTTCTGGAATTCGAGCATCGCTTTGACGTGCACAGCCATCGATTGCTTGGCGGCCTTCACAACGGCAGCTGGCTCGGTCTTGGCGCGAGCGCGGTACTCTTCCCAGGTCCAGCCGGCCGGCAGGTAACCGTTGAGCGGGTCGTGGGCGCTGGTCTGGTCGGTGACCATGTCCGGGCGCACGCCGCGCTTGACCAGTTCCGGCAGGATTTCCGCCGCGTTGCCCAGCAGGGCGATGGAGATTGCCTTGCCTTCTTTGGTGTATTTCTCGATGCGGGCCAGGGCGTCGTCGAGATCTTTGGCTTGTTCGTCGACGTAGCGGCTGTTCAGGCGGAAATCGATGCTGACCTGCTGGCATTCAATGTTCAGCGAGCACGCGCCGGCCAATGTTGCGGCCAGCGGTTGAGCGCCGCCCATGCCGCCGAGGCCTGCGGTCAGGACCCAACGACCTTTGAGGTCATCGTTGTAATGCTGGCGACCGGCTTCGACGAAGGTTTCGTAAGTGCCCTGGACGATGCCCTGGCTGCCGATGTAGATCCAGCTGCCGGCGGTCATCTGGCCGTACATGGCCAGGCCTTTGGCGTCGAGTTCGTTGAAGTGTTCCCAGCTCGCCCAGTGTGGTACCAGGTTGGAGTTGGCGATCAGCACGCGCGGTGCGTTGGTGTGGGTCTTGAACACGCCGACCGGCTTGCCGGATTGCACCAGCAGGGTCTCGTCGTCGTTCAGGTTGGTCAGGCTTTCGACGAT contains:
- a CDS encoding purine-cytosine permease family protein, with translation MAVNSDRAGNKPLIEKRSIDYIPEAERHGRLLSQFTLWMGANLQITAIVTGALAVVLGGDVFWSLIGLLIGQLIGGGVMALHAAQGPKLGLPQMISSRVQFGVYGAAIPIVLVCLMYLGFTATGTVLSGQALGQLFGVSDTVGILLFASVIVLVTVLGYRVIHWIGRVASVIGVIAFVYLFSRLISQVDVGALLQIRHFSWSSFLLAVSLAASWQIAFGPYVADYSRYLPSKISSVKTFFAAGAGSVIGAQVAMVLGVFAAASSNGQFAGHEVAYIVGLGGAGATAALLYFSIAFGKVTISTLNSYGSFMCIATIISGFRGELKVTRLQRLVFVLVIVGAATLMALLGQHSFLGAFKSFILFLLAFFTPWSAINLVDYYCITRERYDVPALADPNGRYGRWNALGISVYVFGVLVQLPFIATKFYTGPLVDALGGVDISWIIGLVLPSALYYVCAKKWHGSVPDHLILPVEQDSVVQQKTSGAGRAAAQA
- the hutU gene encoding urocanate hydratase, with the translated sequence MTDNKPTKYRDVEIRAARGNKLTAKSWLTEAPLRMLMNNLDPEVAENPKELVVYGGIGRAARNWECYDKIVESLTNLNDDETLLVQSGKPVGVFKTHTNAPRVLIANSNLVPHWASWEHFNELDAKGLAMYGQMTAGSWIYIGSQGIVQGTYETFVEAGRQHYNDDLKGRWVLTAGLGGMGGAQPLAATLAGACSLNIECQQVSIDFRLNSRYVDEQAKDLDDALARIEKYTKEGKAISIALLGNAAEILPELVKRGVRPDMVTDQTSAHDPLNGYLPAGWTWEEYRARAKTEPAAVVKAAKQSMAVHVKAMLEFQKMGIPTFDYGNNIRQMAQEEGVENAFDFPGFVPAYIRPLFCRGIGPFRWAALSGNAEDIYKTDAKVKELIPDDAHLHNWLDMARERISFQGLPARICWVGLGLRAKLGLAFNEMVRSGELSAPIVIGRDHLDSGSVASPNRETESMQDGSDAVSDWPLLNALLNTASGATWVSLHHGGGVGMGFSQHSGMVIVCDGTDEAAERIARVLHNDPATGVMRHADAGYQIAIDCAKEQGLNLPMITGK